The following is a genomic window from Eubalaena glacialis isolate mEubGla1 chromosome 18, mEubGla1.1.hap2.+ XY, whole genome shotgun sequence.
CTCCTTGGATCCTGCCTCTCCCTGGACCCTGCAGAGGCCCCGCTGGGATGGGGGCACCACACGCCGGCTGCTGGCCCCAGGCTGAAGGGCAGCTCTGCTTGCCCCTGACTGTCTCTACTACGCACTTCACCCCACAGGGAAGCTGGGCCAGGCATCCTGCCAGGCTGACGAGTTCCGCTGTGACAACGGCAAGTGCTTGCCGGGCCCGTGGCAGTGCAACACCGTGGATGAGTGCGGCGACGGCTCTGATGAGGGCAACTGCTCGGCGCCCGCCTCCGAGCCGCCGGGCAGCCTGTGCCCCGGGGGCACCTTCCCCTGCAGCGGGGCGCGCTCCACACGCTGCCTGCCTGCCGAGCGGCGCTGCGACGGCACTCAGGACTGCGGCGATGGCTCCGACGAGGCTGGCTGCCCTGACCTGGCCTGCGGCCGGCGCCTGGGCAGCTTCTATGGCTCCTTCGCCTCCCCAGACCTGTTCGGTGCGGCCCGCGGGCCCTCGGACCTTCACTGCACGTGGCTGGTGGACACGCAGGACCCACGGCGCGTGCTGCTGCAGCTGGAACTGCGGCTGGGCTACGACGACTACGTGCAGGTATACGAGGGCCTGGGCGAGCGTGGGGACCGCCTGCTGCAGACGCTCTCCTACCGCAGCAACCACCGGCCCGTGAGCCTCGAGGCCGCCCAGGGCCGCCTCACCGTGGCCTACCACGCCCGTGCCCGCAGCGCCGGCCACGGCTTCAACGCCACCTACCAGGTGAAGGGCTATTGCCTTCCGTGGGAGCAGCCGTGCGGGAGCAGCCGCGAGGGTGACGTGGAGGACATGGGCGAGCAGGGCTGCTTCTCGGAGCCGCAGCGCTGCGACGGCTGGTGGCACTGCGCCAGCGGCCGGGACGAGCAGGGCTGCCCCGCCTGCCCCCCCGACCAGTACCCCTGTGAGGGTGGCAGCGGCCTCTGTTACACGCCGGCCGACCGCTGCAACAATCAGAAAAGCTGCCCCGATGGCGCCGACGAGAAGAACTGCTTCTCCTGCCAGCCGGGCACCTTCCACTGTGGCACCAACCTGTGCATCTTCGAGACGTGGCGCTGTGACGGCCAGGAGGACTGCCAGGACGGCAGCGACGAGCACGGCTGCCTGGCGGCCGTGCCCCGCAAGGTCATCACCGCCGCGCTCATCGGCAGCCTGGTCTGCGGCCTGCTACTCGTCATTGCCCTGGGCTGCGCCTTCAAGCTCTACTCCCTGCGCACGCAGGAGTACAGGTGGGCGGCGGGGCCAGAGCCTCGCTTTCTCCCTGTCTCTGGAGAGAGGCCCTGGGCTCACTGTTCGCACAGCTGTGGGCTTGTGAGCTGGGGCTCGGGCCATCCATACGGGGCTTCTCGGGTCTGGGCACCTCAGGATGTCTGGATGGAAGGACGGGGTCCCACGTCCTGCTGCGGAGCCCCCGTGGGAGGCGGGAAGTGGGGGGTCCCCGCAGCCCCACCATGCTGCCCTTCTGCCCTTGCTTTCAGGGCCTTTGAGACCCAGATGACACGCCTGGAGGCTGAGTTTGTGCGGCGAGAGGCACCCCCGTCCTACGGGCAGCTCATCGCACAGGGCCTCATTCCACCCGTGGAGGACTTTCCCGTCTACAGTGCGTCACAGGTGAGCCAGAGGGCGTGAGACCCCACCGGCCAGACCTCGGAAAACACCCAAGACAGGGAGGCCGAGGGGCGTGCGGCCAGGCTGGTCCAGGGGTCGAGGGAGGCGGGAGATGAGGCCTGGACAGGTGACATAGCAGGCCATGGCCGGGGAGGGGACAAGTTGGTCTCTGGGTCCTCGGGGGTCGTGCTGACCTCTACCCCCTCAGCCGCCGCCCCACCCTCCAGGCCTCGGTGCTACAGAACCTTCGCACGGCCATGCGGCGACAGATGCGCCGGCACGCCTCCCGCCGTGGGCCCTCCCGCCGCCGCCTCGGCCGCCTCTGGAACCGGCTCTTTCACCGGCCGCGGGCACCGCGCGGACAGATCCCGCTGCTGACGGCTGCGCGCACCTCACAGACGGTGCTGGGTGACGGGCTCCTCCAGCCGGCACCGGGGGCTGGCCTAGACCCCCCGGCACCCCTAACAGACACAGGCAGCCCAGGGGCAGCCGGGGAGGGGCCCCCCGGCGCCCCTAGCCACGCTCCGGAGGTGGGGCCTTCTGCGCCGCCCCCCTCGGGCCTGCGGGACCCAGAGGCCAGGCCAGTGCACAAGGACAGAAAGGCCGGCAGGGACCCTCTGGTGGACAACCCAGCCCCTGTGGACATGCCTCGGGAGTCCTGCTCGGCCCAGGGCCCTCACCCCCCGGCCCCCACTGCCGGCAGCACCCTAGGCCCCCACCCACCAGAGCCACTGGGTGTCTGCAGGAGCCCCCCGCCACCCTGCTCCCCAACGTTGGAGGCCAGTGACGACGAGGCCCTGCTGGTCTGCTGACCCGCCGGACACGCTGATGACCGCCACAGCCCCACTTTGTAACCAGGGAATACACAGTCGTTTCTACCCTGCCTCCGTGTCCTTCTTT
Proteins encoded in this region:
- the LRP3 gene encoding low-density lipoprotein receptor-related protein 3, which translates into the protein MITISFRNFDVEESHQCSLDWLMLGPAAPPRQEAFRLCGSAIPPAFISARDHVWIFFHSDASSSGQAQGFRLSYIRGKLGQASCQADEFRCDNGKCLPGPWQCNTVDECGDGSDEGNCSAPASEPPGSLCPGGTFPCSGARSTRCLPAERRCDGTQDCGDGSDEAGCPDLACGRRLGSFYGSFASPDLFGAARGPSDLHCTWLVDTQDPRRVLLQLELRLGYDDYVQVYEGLGERGDRLLQTLSYRSNHRPVSLEAAQGRLTVAYHARARSAGHGFNATYQVKGYCLPWEQPCGSSREGDVEDMGEQGCFSEPQRCDGWWHCASGRDEQGCPACPPDQYPCEGGSGLCYTPADRCNNQKSCPDGADEKNCFSCQPGTFHCGTNLCIFETWRCDGQEDCQDGSDEHGCLAAVPRKVITAALIGSLVCGLLLVIALGCAFKLYSLRTQEYRAFETQMTRLEAEFVRREAPPSYGQLIAQGLIPPVEDFPVYSASQASVLQNLRTAMRRQMRRHASRRGPSRRRLGRLWNRLFHRPRAPRGQIPLLTAARTSQTVLGDGLLQPAPGAGLDPPAPLTDTGSPGAAGEGPPGAPSHAPEVGPSAPPPSGLRDPEARPVHKDRKAGRDPLVDNPAPVDMPRESCSAQGPHPPAPTAGSTLGPHPPEPLGVCRSPPPPCSPTLEASDDEALLVC